gtggaatataaacggttccccggtaacgatggcaaaagggcaacgtatatatcgaggttataataagatgtttcaactgaaaagtcgaagttgacttgctagagctgtgacaaaactggctactttgaaaaggaatcacaaagttatttttgctaataaatgccaaagaatctgacgcggatacgtgtttaaacttttactttagttccaagagtttttcaggtacataactgtgggtaacatgtgattggatcatcatctcgattgttcattatttgaagtgtcctaaggaagtttgaaggatttgagcaccgattgtaatcgttaagatacacatgatgttctagcacaattttgaagtcaaagtatagctttgaaagatgtaaggatttaagagtgatgattttggttatatctcgagttgaattctgagatttcaaaatcagaatatgtaattagattttgaatgagtatggttgttttgatttctataaaagaatgtatattgttatgaaagtagggagtataatatatgatttactgaatcagatttgtaaaatgtaacattttaattgtgaatttatatatctctcgggtattacctacccgttaaaattttttttcacaattaatattttgtacaaaagaatttttaattacaatctttatgaaaatatatatgaaatatatatacatatatattttcttcagatgtaatcatggatttaatgagttaatatgatattaaactcatttgatttaccgttagaacaaaaatatataatctctaaaacattagagattacataatcgccatgtcgaacgaagataattgatgtagaacgattcgcagattaatgattatgctcgaggtacataatgagatgttgaggtgtgtgatgttgaacttgggttgttggtggtactggtattgatgttggtgctggtgatgttgctgaaactggtaaattttgcatcatattctccaaagtcactacccgagcacgaaattcgttgacttcttctattatttcgggatgattgtcggttggaacgagcggatgaataaggtttagaattttagatagaatataatcgtggcgagatattcggaaaatgagagtgaaaatggtgtttcggattggttcgtcggtgaatgcttcaggttcttcgcccagaggacaatatggtggatgaaagggatcgcttattcttgtctccaatgattaagtagactacgaactcatccccaattcatccagaattgaatatGACTAGTtagttgatccatttcgtttacactactttcagagcttagatgaatatccatgtcgaaatatctgtcggaatatctatcggaatagctatcggaatctgagggactcgaactggttgagggattcatctcgtacgatcagatgaaggattttcgataagaaatagattataggatgtagattagtaccctacaatacataatttacatatgcatatataatactaaaatcccataagttacggaggaatctacggaagctgtcagacaaaggtaacaataacagatacgctaagatatgaatttatctatacactgtctatgaaatagaggcagtaagacgtgtctagactttaaggatgataagcaaataattttcgacacgaaatgataagcaaaacttttgacatgcagaaacggtcgaagtccagacccactaacgcatctaaataactatcagttagacacactaatgcaagacctggttcgctaagaccaccactctaataccacatgaaacgacccgtcctaatccataaggacgaatacaataacatatgattacatcgcgaggtatttgacctctaaatgatacattttacaaacattgcattcgtttttaaaagacaaactttcattacatcgaaagttgacatgcatgcatatcatttcataatatatcaaactattaatgacttaataataatcttgttgaactcaacgactcgaatgcaacatcttttgaaatatgccatgaatgactccaagtaatatctctaaaatgagcaaatgcacagcagaagatttctttcaaacctgagaataaacatgctttcaagtgtcaaccaaaaggttggtgagttcattagtttatcataaacattcattttcatcattttaatagaccacaagatctcatatatttgattgtacacgtaacccgagtacaaaataacacgcataactcgcgaattaaaaatcattcatatggtgaatgcttgataaccgacttaactttaatgcatagaatatccccaaacagaacctctcgtctgtataataataataataataatctcgaagtactaaagcatccgtaccccggatgggacttgtcgaggtccatagatctatctttaggattcgcgtcgattaggggccatacccgtttcctaatcattaggttaccaagctaaaaaggggtgatattcaatattcataatccagccatagaatgtagtttttgatcacttgtgtctattttgtaaaacattaataaaatcagcgcatgtattctcagtcccaaaaatatatataaaaagggagtaatgaaactcactatactatatttcatagtagaaatacatatgatggcattgaacaagtgcaaggttggcctcggatttacgaacctatatcattgatatatatattaaaacgtataattgtaatcgaacaactttacatattattattaatgatataatgtttatatcaataacttatttacttcattatattttctttttatatgttttaaataagagtatttatatatttaggttatggttattaatatatttttatataaataatcttttgttcacaaaataatagttataatattgctagaataatattaataataataaaaatgataataattataatacttgatattactaataaagatactaatgttattaattctatactaatggtattaatattaataaccgtAAAAATCTTAGTTTTACTgtgaatgatagttatgataatagttTTAGTAATTACACAATAATATTATTCGttacaatataaataataatacttataatgataataataataataatgattatgaaacctataattatgataataataataataataataataataattatattactaataataattttactaccagtaataataataataatgctaataataaaatcatgataatattaatgataatcatttgtatgttagtactaataacaataataataataataaagatttttggttttgaaAACTACCTCCAAAAGTGCTTAAAAAAATAGTTGACaccagccgggctcgaacccgagaccttccgCTCACACGCAAACAACTTAACCATGgcaccatttctgtttttctggaATTATAGGATACCAATATTTATTTAATTCGATTCTTATCTATTTCCCTTTCTCTTCTCTTTCTTCTAAACTGGATCGACCATAGATAATTAACATCCATCATCATCTAACTTGTTATGATTTCTTCGTTAAACCATCATTAATTATACCGTCATCATCTTCATTATAAgagtgaaaaataaaaataaaaaccgatGGTATACAAATACCGAACAGGATCAGTGTTTCAAGGCACACTCAAACGAAATCTTGGATTCTTGGCCCATCAAATACTTTGATTCCAGGCCCAAGAAATGAAGAGAAAACATGGTCTTTTTAGAAATCAAACAAGCCCAAGTGTTTAATTAAATCACGGCTCCAAAGATATAAAAATGTGGTGGCTGTACAGTTTTACAAAAGTCCCGACATATATGATGATATATTTAACTGATATGGCTTGTGGGGTTTAGTTaaaaataaagaaaacataaagagaAATAAGTGGAGTAGACTTTATCATATATCATTATCATCTCCTAATCTTTTTCGTGTATTTAAAATAGAAACAGCGGCCATAGCAACCAACTATATTGATAGTTGCCTGGTTTTTTGTCTTTGAGCACGAAAACAAAGCAGAATCATAATATTACTTTCGTTTGACATCAGGAACACAGGAAAGAATCTGGTGACGGTTTGTGTGGTGCTTTTCAAACaagaaagaagagaaaaagaagagaaaaagaagagaGAGTGAGGATAGAGAGATGGTGGTGTTAATTGTGCTTCGTTGGTGGCTCGATAGTTGTGGTTGCAAATCGAAACAAACTCAGAAGTATTTGCAGCAACAATATATATCTGATTATAGTAATAGTAGATGTGTGTCGTTTGTAATGGTGTTTGTGGCTCGAGGGTGGCCAAGGTGTTGGTGATTTAACGAGGAAGAAGATGGTGGCGATAGAGGTGGATGATAGTTTGTAAGTGTGTTTCACTTTTGTCTCTCTGTAAGTCtaaaatcatgtatatatatatatatatatatatatatatatatatatatatatatatatatatatatatatatatatatatatatatatatatatatatatatatatatatatatcctatattcTTATCTGTACATATAttaatatgtgtgtatatataaatatgcatAATATTATTGATGGTAATCGAGTGATTGATTGTAACTATATCTGGATTGTTTTGCAGTGAATGAAGTTGACACCCGTGGAATAAAGAACAGAGAAAGGAGGATAAAAGATTAAAGCTAATCTTGATATCTAACTGCATTGTACCTGCAGTTATTTTGTAGTGATTTGGATTCGACAGAGTTATGCGAGTCAGGTAGAAACAAACAAGAAAAGAAATAAAGCAgatagtgaagtgtaacagattcgtacgatatatacagcacaagattcgattacagtttgtttcgtagctttgattgggttgatagaagaatcaatcgggtacagaaatatatatgtacaagttgaataattttgattgaaattgttttgtagtgtttaattgtAGTCGCCCAAGAATCTTGAGCATGGGAAGGAAGGATAGTTGAAAGGTTACAGGGTCGTGAGCAGGATCGAATGGAAGAAAATATGAATTCTGATAGTGATATGAAACAGAATTCGATTCCTTTATCAGATTAATATCTAACAAATTTTGTATTTTATTGAATTATTATATCTGATTTTGATTCTAATAGATAATGATAGTTGACAGATTTTTGGATCGTTCTGTTTAATTTATTAGATGGAATCAACTACTAGCAGATAGGAAAACAGAAAAATGTACAAGTTGAAGTGATAAGAATTGATTCGCATAAATTAGTCgtctttaaaatttttatatttaaatttaattaaaatcaataaaaataataatactaattatgataataaaaatgataaaagtaatagaataatgataaacataataatactattaataatataacatATTACCTATATCAaatctgttattaataataatattgaaagtataaatataacatttatatttttcttgtaattaaatttattacattaatattacatattattaattatgtaatatttgatacatatataataacatatattgactatttaatatttacatatttttatatatatataatattaactatatataaaattcatatacatgtatatatatatagattcattttaattaaaatgattaaattgtgtttttattatttcaaatcattatatttacttatatttttatttatacatatatatctatatttatttatttacatacaattgttcatgaatcgtcggaaatggtcgaatggtaattgcatatgtgaaaatagtttaaaatttttgagactcaatattacagtctttgcttatcgtgtcggaacaatataaagataaagtttaaatttggtcggaaatttccgggtcgtcacagtgattcacaatatggccatggAATTGTACttcccttaaccaaaattcacacttagagaattttgcacacAACTTCTCTTGACGCAACGTCTTCAACAACTcatgcaaatgatgttcatgttccttcatactctttgaataaatgagtatgtcgtcaatgaacacagttacagacttgtccaacataggttggtacactcggttcataaggtccatgaatgtcgTAGGCAcattcataagaccaaaaggcatcaccacgaaCTAAAAATTCTCATATCGTGTTCGAAAGGCGgtcttctcgatatcttcctcacaaaTTCTCATTTGATGATAAACGGATCGCaattcaattttagagaaataacacgcaccttgaagttgatcaaataaatcgtcaattctaggcaatggatagcgattcttgatcgtcaccttattaAGCTCACGGTAattaatgcacatacgcatactaccgtccttcttcttcacaaacaagatcggagctgtaacgaccctactttttccgttatcttttaccgtttattatttaacgaccgttaactgttattcgtgccacatcaattctatgacctatattattattttagtaataatatattaattattatgtgttaaatgaatatttttattcatattttaaattttacgtttctacgtgtcgcggatttctacccggcaaatcttttcggttttcaaccaacggtcaagcttttgggatttttaagtccaaattattttaaatatgatattttaatgtcatatatttatatatagtgtttatatatattttttgtcgcgtacttgttatctctccgaattattaatcgcgtagtcgtgttttagCGTTTCGGGCTttgatcgggcattcgggccacaaggaatttagCATATAACAAATTGggctaagtggggcccaccccactcaccCCATTCAGCTGAATACATGGGAGGGGAGTATACTCCCATTtgttttttatttttgaaaattacATCTCATTTTAATTTTTTACACTTCTAAACTTAGCTTCACATTTTGCTCTCTCCCTTTTTCTCCTTCCCTTGGCCATCGCCTACCAcacctaacatcatcatcatcatcttcattcaatcAAAATCTTGGATCCTCTAATCATTTACACAACCGCGTTCATCTCTCCGATCTCTACACGCTCATATCTTtcttttctcgattagggtataaaccctaaccctagatttttaattttttatttattcttCTGTTTTTATGtgatattatgatagtatgatgcttatatgttattgtattgttgattgtatgcgtagaaatgctcgattatatatgttttcggtttgattgttttgggacagcggtttgtttgtTATTTTCTGAGAACATAACTGATatgaaagtgaaattaaagtgtttatatgagttcctctcatcaatacattaattttagactctggattcatgttatttcgattcccggagctctagatatgattaaaatggtgtttaactgaaattaaaatgtaagaacgaattggtacaggtattgtccgactttgtgaccacttttggattctttagggtgtactagtgtgttgggattgatgattggatgaactttcatgttcgggtcatcgaaatccgagccacggatcacccgttatgactaaaacatattTTTGAacagattaaagctccaagttgaataatggctgtaggtcacgacttggtggctgttcatggggtgttcttgagcacactaatgtgtcaggtgagttgtttaggcgaagatatatataagactcgccgaaaactgattcccggggctcaagttatgacccgatgaacttttaattaaaacttatggttattaaataagacttatgatataaataatgaatttcattattaataaattacttatgatataaaaagtaattattcaaTTTAaggcttatgatatatatatatttattatatcatttataaattaattatgatttaactaaacatttaattaaacttatgattaataatacttttattattaatgaaaaatacttacggtaagtattaaatttatattatgagattattataataagacttataataaggattaattaattatttaattattataatgcttagttattatttaattataatttaattattaaatacttatgatttgataattttaattagaaacttataatatgattaataattcattattaattaataatacttaaagTTGACTTTGAAAAGGCATTCGATTTCATTGAATGAGACTTTCTATTTAAAACCATGCAATTCATGGGTTTTGGTTTAAAATGGATTGGTTTCATTCGGGCATGTCTTTCCTCATCGTCTATCTCTGTATTAATCAATGGCTCTCCCACCAAAGAATTTTCCCCCAAAAGGGGAATCCGACAAGGTGATCCCATATCGCCGTTCCTATACATCATTGTTGCCGAAGGTCTTAACATACTTGTCAAAAGAGCATTAGCCAATGGTCATTTGCAAGGGTTAAACATCGAACACGACAACCTCATTATTACACACCTCCAATATGCTGATGATACAATCTTTTTTGGTGAGTGGAATAAAAGAAATGCCAAATATATCTCCAAACTTCTTAAATGTTTTAAAAATATTTTGTCACTCAAAGTTAATTTTCGTAAAAGCAAGCTTTACGGTATTGGTACATCTATGACCGAAACCGAGCAAATGGCTTACTACATTAAATGTTCTGCGGGATCTACCCCATTTACTTACCTCGGTCTCCCTATCGGAGTACCCACATCACACGCCTCTTCTTGGTAGCCAATCGTTGAAAAATTCGACAAAAGGCTATCGGATTGGGCTACAAAATCTATTTCCTTCGGGGGTCGCTTTACGATCATCAAATCTATTCTAAGTAGTATCCCATTATACTACTTCTCCCTATTTCATGCACCATCCGCTACCCTTAGGGTACTTGAATCTAAAAGACAGAAATTCTTCTGGGGGGTTCTtcaaatgataataaaattaattggatTAAATGGGATCACATAATTTTACCATACGATTGTGGTGGTTTAAACATGGAGTCCCTTTTTGCTAAAAACATATCATTATTATGTAAGTGGTGGTGGCATTTTAAAAATGAAGATAATGCATTATGGGTAAAAATAATCAAAAGCATTTACGggccggggggggggggggttggatACTAATATTTTatgcaggaacatttcaggtcacaccatttggaaagagattattaaagcCGGAAAAGTTGCTGACAACATAGGCACATCCTTCACATCCTCAATTTCAAAGCGTATAGGAAATGGCACATCAATAAGTTTCTGGCACAATATATGGATTAGATCTGAGAGCTTAAAATCATCATTTCAAAGATTATTCATGTTGGAATCCCATAAAGAAGCAACTGTTGCCGATAGAATATTGAATGTTAACTCCACCTCGATCGAAAATTGGGATTGGTCCCGGCCTCCTAGTGGTCGCGCAATGGATGAACTCACGGAGCTCAATAATCTAATAACCTCCGTAAATATTTCAGATTGCCCTGATTCATGGAAATTTTCCCTTGACGCATCCGGCATCTACACTACATCAACAATGTCAAATTTGATCATTACGCTTAAATACGGCACAAACTCTAGAAACCTATCATTACCTCGAAACAAATACGTCCCACAAAAGATCTTCATTTTCTCATGGAGGGTTGTTCAACTAAAAATCCCGGTTAGAAGCGAACTTGATAAACAAGGAATTGACCTTCATACCATCTTATGTCCCTTATGCGAGCACCATATCGAAACCATTGATCATGCGTTGGTAAATTGTCAAAAAGTATCTTCAATTTGGATACAACTACTCGATTGGTGGAATCAAAATAGCATAAGAATCTCTAACATCAATGAAGCCATCATCTCTGATAAAGGCTTCACACATAATTCCATTGGATAGTCCTTATGGAAAGCTACTAAATGGATTGCGTGCTACATTATATGGAAACATAGAAACCTAAAGATTTTTTCCGAAAAAATATGGAACCCCGCAGCGATAATTTCCGAGATTCAATCTCAAAGTGTTCGTTGCTCTATTTAGCCTATGTGGGTTAGATTAAATGGGTTGGTTGTGTGTCAACTTTGTCGCCGCTTGATCGGCACGGTTGCCCCCTCCTTCCCCGCTTGTGTTTTTTCTACTCAAGTTCGTTCCCTCACAGTGTTATCTAGTCTACGTCACTTCCGATCATACAGCTTAGATATTTATCTCATATCTTTTTCCGACTGTTTCGATTGTTTATAGCATTGTATAGAAGCATATAGGGACTTGTATTGTTATAAttcgggtaataataataataatactttttgcttttcaaaaaaaaaatattattattaattaataatacttatattatgattaatatttaattaattaattaaatacttatgttatattaattatatcatttaaacttatgttaactttaataattcattttaatttaattaaacttatgttatgacataattatacatatttgactttaaataacattataacctatattattattataacctatactttaaaaatcaatgttgactatgtttgactaaggttgacttttgagttgactttcggttgaccttgactttcagttgacttctgctgactttctaattaaggaaactttcctaacttacaaacttcctaaaatagaaactttcctaaaatagaaactttccaaaaatggaaacctgctaaaaatagaaactttctaaaaatagaaattgtgtgtccgtacgctgttccgatcaaaccgatgcatgttgagtgttgttctatgtctacttgcaacatgtacagtagctatcatactaagacttgatctaagttagttatttatatcgacctgctttatttataggtcggcgttgtgatcattcctgatcactttacttcgtttgctgttcgcatttttgtgtggttacttcttttgctttaaggtgagttatagtcccgtttttacatacttttcaaagtatatttttaggatgtgattacatgc
This window of the Rutidosis leptorrhynchoides isolate AG116_Rl617_1_P2 chromosome 7, CSIRO_AGI_Rlap_v1, whole genome shotgun sequence genome carries:
- the LOC139859278 gene encoding uncharacterized protein, with the protein product MQFMGFGLKWIGFIRACLSSSSISVLINGSPTKEFSPKRGIRQGDPISPFLYIIVAEGLNILVKRALANGHLQGLNIEHDNLIITHLQYADDTIFFGEWNKRNAKYISKLLKCFKNILSLKVNFRKSKLYGIGTSMTETEQMAYYIKCSAGSTPFTYLGLPIGVPTSHASSWNISGHTIWKEIIKAGKVADNIGTSFTSSISKRIGNGTSISFWHNIWIRSESLKSSFQRLFMLESHKEATVADRILNVNSTSIENWDWSRPPSGRAMDELTELNNLITSVNISDCPDSWKFSLDASGIYTTSTMSNLIITLKYGTNSRNLSLPRNKYVPQKIFIFSWRVVQLKIPVRSELDKQGIDLHTILCPLCEHHIETIDHALVNCQKVSSIWIQLLDWWNQNSIRISNINEAIISDKGFTHNSIG